A stretch of Miscanthus floridulus cultivar M001 chromosome 13, ASM1932011v1, whole genome shotgun sequence DNA encodes these proteins:
- the LOC136499563 gene encoding uncharacterized protein: protein MEEEAPNKRNEVAILIDHVFILIIQCLTAHTLCSYKCVYHSWNCLISESEYRKELPQIVARFFYRSWKGKRKFISINGEYPSLTSLPFPIKDVVILDCCRGLILCWCVGFYYVVCNPVTNKWWLLPDNNHSFGLARLGFDLIVSSHFHVIEYGKKRAEDYGIDNWTLKHTVTTLEIFGWDNIHFGYDVCDVDYRVIVVHLEWNLIFLVGEDKKLIAYDMNLRKVLVLPTQVVESECI from the exons atggaggaggaggcccccaacaagaggaacgaagtggccatcctcatagaccatgtcttcatcctcatcatccAATGCCTCACCGCCCACACCTTGTGTAGCTACAAGTGTGTCTATCACTCCTGGAACTGCCTCATCTCCGAATCCGAGTACCGTAAGGAGCTGCCCCAGATTGTTGCCAGATTCTTCTATCGTAGCTGGAAAGGCAAACGCAAGTTCATCAGCATCAatggtgaatacccctccttgacctccttgcccttccccattAAGGATGTTGTGATCTTAGATTGCTGCCGTgggctcatcctatgctggtgcgtTGGGTTttactatgttgtctgcaatccggtgACTAACAAATGGTGGTTACTGCCGGATAACAACCATTCTTTTGGTTTAGCTCGCTTGGGGTTTGATCTGAtagtctcctcgcacttccatgtgattgaatatgggaAGAAGAGGGCAG AAGACTATGGTATTGATAACTGGACACTAAAGCATACGGTGACCACGCTGGAGATATTTGGATGGGACAATATTCATTTTGGTTATGATGTTTGTGATGTGGACTATAGAGTGATTGTAGTTCACctggaatggaatttgattttccttgtggGCGAGGACAAAAAACTGatcgcatatgacatgaacctTAGAAAAGTTCTTGTCCTCCCTACCCAG GTTGTGGAGTCTGAGTGCATTTGA